One window of Pseudomonas sp. ML2-2023-3 genomic DNA carries:
- the rimK gene encoding 30S ribosomal protein S6--L-glutamate ligase: protein MKIAVLSRNPRLYSTRRLVEAGTERGHEMVVIDTLRAYMNIASHKPQIHYRGKPLEGFDAVIPRIGASVTFYGCAVLRQFEMMGVFPLNESVAIARSRDKLRSLQLLSRRGLGLPVTGFAHSPDDIPDLIEMVNGAPLVIKVLEGTQGIGVVLCETATAAESVIEAFMGLKQNIMVQEYIKEAGGADIRCFVVGDKVIAAMKRQAKPGEFRSNLHRGGSASLIKITPEERMTAIRAAKVMGLSVAGVDILRSNHGPLVLEVNSSPGLEGIETTTGKDVAGIIIQHLEKNSSPHMTRTKGKG, encoded by the coding sequence ATGAAGATCGCTGTGCTGTCGCGTAACCCGCGTCTGTATTCCACTCGTCGTCTGGTTGAAGCCGGTACCGAACGAGGCCATGAAATGGTAGTGATCGATACCCTGCGCGCCTATATGAACATTGCCAGTCATAAGCCGCAGATTCACTATCGCGGCAAGCCACTGGAAGGCTTCGACGCCGTAATCCCGCGTATTGGCGCCTCGGTCACGTTCTATGGCTGTGCAGTGTTGCGTCAGTTCGAAATGATGGGGGTGTTCCCGCTCAATGAGTCGGTAGCGATTGCCCGTTCACGGGACAAACTGCGCTCGTTGCAACTGCTGTCGCGTCGAGGCCTGGGTTTGCCTGTGACCGGTTTTGCCCACTCCCCTGACGACATTCCCGACCTGATCGAGATGGTCAATGGCGCGCCGCTGGTGATCAAGGTACTGGAAGGCACCCAGGGCATCGGCGTAGTGCTGTGCGAAACCGCCACTGCCGCTGAATCGGTGATTGAGGCCTTTATGGGGCTCAAGCAAAACATCATGGTGCAGGAATACATCAAGGAAGCGGGAGGCGCCGATATTCGCTGCTTCGTGGTCGGGGACAAGGTCATCGCGGCCATGAAGCGTCAGGCCAAACCTGGCGAGTTCCGCTCCAACCTGCACCGGGGCGGTAGCGCCAGCCTGATCAAGATCACCCCTGAGGAGCGCATGACCGCCATTCGTGCGGCCAAGGTCATGGGGTTGAGCGTGGCGGGGGTCGATATTTTGCGCTCCAACCACGGCCCATTAGTGCTGGAGGTCAATTCATCGCCGGGCCTGGAAGGTATTGAAACCACCACAGGCAAGGACGTGGCCGGGATCATCATTCAACATCTTGAAAAAAACAGCAGCCCGCACATGACACGGACCAAGGGCAAAGGCTAA
- a CDS encoding ATP-binding protein, translating into MKTPLWFPQSFFSRTLWLVLIVVLFSKALTLVYLLMNEDVLVDRQYSHGVALTLRAYWAADEENRNKIIDAVDLVRVVGGGVPEGEQHWPYSEIYQRQMQDELGPDTEVRLRMHTSPALWVRAPSLGEGWLKVPLYPHPLRGQKIWNVLGWFLAIGLLSTASAWIFVSQLNQPLKRLVYAARQLGQGRSVRLPISDTPSEMTEVYSAFNQMAEDVEQAGRERELMLAGVSHDLRTPLTRLRLSLELMGNHSDLSDDMVRDIEDMDAILDQFLAFIRDGRDEPVEEVDLCDLIREVVAPYNQNGEQVRLRLQPIQPFALRRVSMKRLLNNLIGNALHHAGEDVEVAAYVSGDVSAPYVVLSVMDRGAGIDPSELEDIFNPFIRGDRARGGKGTGLGLAIVKRIASMHGGNVELRNRSGGGLEARVRLPLGLMLPRGAV; encoded by the coding sequence ATGAAAACCCCTCTCTGGTTTCCCCAAAGTTTTTTCTCGCGCACTCTCTGGCTCGTCCTGATAGTCGTTCTGTTTTCCAAGGCACTGACGCTGGTTTACCTGCTCATGAACGAGGACGTGTTGGTCGACCGCCAATACAGTCACGGTGTGGCACTGACCTTGCGCGCCTATTGGGCGGCCGATGAGGAAAACCGCAACAAGATTATCGATGCCGTTGATTTGGTGCGCGTCGTGGGTGGTGGTGTGCCCGAGGGTGAGCAGCACTGGCCTTACAGCGAAATCTACCAACGTCAGATGCAGGACGAGCTAGGCCCTGACACCGAAGTTCGCTTGCGCATGCACACGTCTCCCGCCCTGTGGGTGCGTGCGCCTAGCCTGGGTGAAGGCTGGTTGAAAGTGCCGCTGTATCCGCATCCGCTTCGTGGGCAGAAAATCTGGAATGTCCTGGGCTGGTTCCTGGCCATTGGCTTGTTATCCACTGCGTCGGCGTGGATTTTCGTCAGCCAGCTCAATCAGCCGCTCAAGCGACTGGTGTATGCGGCTCGTCAACTGGGGCAGGGGCGCAGCGTGCGCTTGCCGATCAGCGACACCCCCAGCGAGATGACCGAGGTGTACAGCGCCTTCAATCAAATGGCTGAAGATGTTGAGCAGGCAGGCCGTGAGCGTGAGCTGATGCTTGCCGGTGTGTCCCATGACCTGAGAACACCGCTGACCCGTTTGCGCCTTTCTCTGGAGCTGATGGGCAACCACAGCGACCTTTCAGACGATATGGTGCGTGACATTGAGGACATGGATGCGATTCTCGATCAGTTCCTGGCCTTTATCCGTGATGGGCGTGACGAGCCGGTCGAAGAAGTTGATCTGTGTGATCTGATCCGCGAAGTGGTGGCGCCCTACAACCAGAACGGTGAACAGGTGCGCTTGCGCTTGCAGCCGATCCAGCCGTTTGCGTTGCGTCGGGTGTCGATGAAGCGTCTGCTCAACAACCTGATCGGCAATGCCCTGCACCATGCGGGCGAAGACGTTGAGGTTGCTGCATATGTGTCCGGAGACGTCAGTGCACCGTACGTGGTGCTCAGCGTAATGGACCGGGGCGCGGGTATTGATCCTTCGGAACTTGAAGACATCTTCAATCCGTTTATTCGCGGTGACCGTGCCCGTGGTGGCAAAGGCACAGGGTTGGGCCTGGCTATCGTGAAGCGGATTGCCTCCATGCATGGCGGCAATGTTGAATTGCGTAACCGTAGCGGCGGTGGGCTGGAAGCCCGTGTACGCCTGCCGCTGGGGCTTATGTTGCCAAGAGGGGCGGTGTAG
- the ompR gene encoding two-component system response regulator OmpR produces the protein MSSIAQPAEGEKILIVDDDPGLSSLLERFFVSKGYRARAVPNVEQMDRLLAREVFNLVVLDLMLPGEDGLSACRRLRAAGNRVPIIMLTAKGDELSRIKGLELGADDYLAKPFNPDELMARVRAVLRRQSAPVPGAPGSEDESVTFGDYELSLATRELKRGDEVHMLTTGEFAVLKALVMHAREPLTRDKLMNLARGREWDALERSIDVQISRLRRMIEPDPSKPRYIQTVWGVGYVFVPDGNATK, from the coding sequence ATGAGCAGCATTGCACAACCGGCTGAAGGCGAAAAAATTCTCATCGTTGATGACGATCCTGGACTGAGCAGCCTGCTGGAACGTTTCTTCGTCAGCAAGGGCTATCGTGCCCGGGCTGTGCCGAACGTCGAGCAAATGGATCGTTTGCTGGCTCGTGAGGTATTTAACCTGGTGGTACTGGATTTGATGCTGCCCGGTGAAGACGGCTTGTCTGCCTGCCGCCGCCTGCGTGCAGCGGGCAATCGGGTGCCGATCATCATGCTGACTGCCAAGGGCGACGAGCTGAGCCGCATCAAGGGCCTGGAACTGGGCGCAGACGATTACCTGGCCAAACCGTTCAACCCCGATGAGCTGATGGCTCGGGTGCGGGCTGTATTGCGCCGCCAGTCGGCACCGGTGCCGGGTGCGCCGGGCAGCGAAGACGAAAGCGTGACTTTCGGTGATTACGAGTTGTCCCTGGCCACCCGCGAACTCAAGCGCGGTGATGAAGTTCACATGCTCACTACGGGTGAGTTTGCGGTACTCAAGGCCTTGGTCATGCATGCTCGCGAGCCATTGACCCGTGACAAGCTGATGAATCTGGCCCGTGGTCGCGAATGGGATGCACTGGAGCGTTCAATCGACGTTCAGATCTCCCGTTTGCGTCGCATGATCGAGCCTGATCCGTCCAAACCGCGCTATATCCAGACTGTCTGGGGCGTAGGTTATGTGTTCGTGCCGGATGGTAACGCGACCAAGTGA
- a CDS encoding Tex family protein yields MDSINSRIAEELGVRPQQVEAAVALLDEGSTVPFISRYRKEVTGSLDDTQLRHLEERLRYLRELDERRVSILASIEEQGKLTPELARDIKLAETKTRLEDLYLPYKQKRRTKGQIALEAGLGELADGLFNDPTRNPETEAARFIDAEKGVADTKAALDGAKYILMERFAEDASLLDKLRSFLKNEAILSARVIAGKEEEGAKFRDYFEHDEPLKSMPSHRALAIFRGRNEGILSSSLKVGEELPGSMHPGEMMIAERFGLQNQNRPADKWLGEVVRWTWKVKLYTHLETDLLGELRDGAETEAINVFAHNLHDLLLAAPAGPRATLGLDPGLRTGCKIAVVDATGKLLEYATVYPHVPHNKWDQTISVMAALCAKHSVELIAIGNGTASRESDKLVIDLMKKYPALKVTKVMVSEAGASVYSASELAAKEFPDLDVSIRGAVSIARRLQDPLAELVKIDPKSIGVGQYQHDVSQLKLARGLDAVVEDCVNAVGVDVNTASVALLARISGLNATLAQNIVSHRDENGAFKTRAALKKVSRLGEKTFEQAAGFLRVMNGDNPLDSSAVHPEAYPLVKRIASDTERDIRSLIGDASFLKRLDPKKFTDETFGLPTVTDILQELEKPGRDPRPEFKTAEFQEGVEDLKDLQLGMILEGVVTNVTNFGAFVDIGVHQDGLVHISALSEKFIKDPREAVKAGDVVKVKVMEVDIPRKRVGLSMRMSDTPGEKIDGARGARPGSAPRQQNTAPRKETVAAAPSNNAMASLFANAKQLKKR; encoded by the coding sequence ATGGACAGCATCAACAGCCGCATCGCCGAAGAACTTGGCGTGCGCCCGCAGCAGGTCGAAGCGGCCGTCGCTCTTCTGGATGAAGGCTCCACCGTACCCTTCATTTCTCGCTACCGTAAGGAAGTGACCGGCAGCCTGGATGACACCCAGTTACGTCATCTGGAAGAACGCCTGCGCTATCTGCGTGAACTCGACGAACGGCGCGTGAGCATCCTCGCCAGCATCGAAGAACAAGGCAAATTGACACCCGAACTCGCCCGCGACATCAAACTCGCCGAGACCAAAACCCGCCTCGAAGACTTGTACCTGCCTTACAAGCAAAAGCGCCGCACCAAGGGCCAGATCGCCCTGGAAGCAGGCCTTGGCGAGCTGGCAGATGGCCTGTTCAACGACCCGACACGCAACCCTGAAACCGAAGCTGCCCGTTTTATCGACGCAGAAAAAGGGGTGGCTGATACCAAGGCGGCCCTCGACGGCGCCAAGTACATCCTCATGGAGCGCTTCGCCGAAGACGCCAGCCTGCTGGATAAACTGCGCAGCTTCCTCAAGAACGAAGCCATTCTCAGTGCCCGCGTGATCGCTGGCAAAGAAGAAGAAGGCGCCAAGTTCCGCGACTACTTCGAACACGATGAGCCGCTCAAAAGCATGCCTTCTCACCGTGCGCTGGCGATTTTCCGTGGTCGCAACGAAGGTATTCTCAGCTCTTCACTCAAAGTGGGCGAAGAACTGCCTGGGTCGATGCATCCCGGCGAGATGATGATTGCCGAACGTTTCGGCCTGCAAAACCAGAACCGCCCGGCGGACAAGTGGCTTGGCGAAGTAGTGCGCTGGACCTGGAAGGTCAAGCTCTACACCCACCTTGAAACCGACTTGCTGGGTGAGTTGCGCGACGGTGCTGAAACCGAAGCGATCAACGTATTCGCCCACAACCTGCACGACCTGCTGCTGGCCGCACCTGCTGGCCCGCGCGCCACCCTGGGCCTGGACCCGGGCCTGCGCACCGGCTGCAAGATTGCCGTGGTCGATGCCACCGGCAAGCTGCTCGAATACGCCACCGTGTACCCCCACGTACCGCACAACAAATGGGATCAGACGATCTCGGTCATGGCCGCCCTGTGCGCCAAGCACTCGGTGGAGCTGATCGCCATCGGCAACGGCACTGCCAGCCGCGAAAGCGACAAACTGGTCATCGACCTGATGAAAAAATACCCGGCCCTGAAAGTCACCAAGGTGATGGTCTCTGAAGCCGGTGCTTCGGTGTACTCGGCCTCGGAACTGGCGGCCAAGGAATTCCCGGACCTGGACGTATCGATCCGTGGTGCCGTGTCCATTGCCCGCCGCCTGCAAGACCCGCTGGCCGAACTGGTGAAGATCGATCCCAAGTCCATTGGTGTGGGTCAGTACCAGCACGACGTGTCCCAACTCAAACTGGCACGTGGCCTGGACGCTGTGGTTGAAGATTGCGTAAACGCCGTGGGCGTGGACGTGAACACCGCATCCGTGGCGCTCCTGGCACGCATCTCGGGCCTCAACGCCACGCTGGCGCAAAACATCGTCAGTCATCGCGACGAGAACGGCGCGTTCAAAACCCGTGCGGCGCTGAAAAAAGTCAGCCGCCTGGGCGAAAAAACCTTCGAGCAAGCGGCAGGTTTCTTGCGCGTAATGAATGGCGACAACCCATTGGACAGCTCGGCGGTTCACCCCGAGGCCTACCCGCTGGTCAAGCGCATTGCTTCGGACACCGAGCGCGACATCCGCTCGCTGATCGGCGACGCGAGCTTCTTGAAGCGTCTGGACCCGAAGAAGTTCACCGACGAAACCTTCGGCCTGCCGACCGTGACCGACATTCTGCAAGAGCTGGAAAAACCGGGCCGCGACCCGCGTCCCGAGTTCAAGACGGCTGAGTTCCAGGAAGGCGTCGAAGACCTCAAGGACCTGCAACTGGGCATGATCCTGGAAGGCGTGGTGACCAACGTGACCAACTTCGGGGCTTTCGTCGATATCGGCGTGCATCAGGACGGCCTTGTGCACATCTCGGCATTGTCCGAGAAGTTCATCAAGGACCCGCGTGAAGCCGTGAAAGCCGGTGACGTGGTCAAGGTCAAGGTCATGGAAGTCGACATCCCGCGCAAACGCGTTGGCCTGTCGATGCGCATGAGCGACACCCCGGGCGAGAAGATTGACGGCGCCCGTGGTGCACGCCCGGGTTCCGCCCCGCGCCAGCAAAACACCGCACCCCGTAAAGAAACCG